A window from Candidatus Bathyarchaeota archaeon encodes these proteins:
- a CDS encoding HAD hydrolase family protein, protein MKRVFISDCEGPISKNDNAYELAAHFIPNGGVLFANISKYDDVLADVLAKPGYSAGSTLRLILPFFKAYDVTDAQMSAFSAQNILLIADTNSALRYIQETANAYLVSTSYEHYIRALCDSVGFPFENTYCTKVSLDQTSITPQEQSRLREIAQEIAQMLLIEIPPNAKSLADFSPRDQALIGRLDEIFWTELLAMSAGKFIREVVTVGGEQKAEAIRDVVTRLGARLSDVMYVGDSITDVEAFRLVKEAGGLAVSFNGNSYAVRNAEVAVCSESNLVTAVLADLFSRLGKAQALKVVYYWVKAAVEESGTNTALLKEIYKIYPNALPRVQIVTAQNMEAVIKESSEFRKKVRGVAIGRLG, encoded by the coding sequence TTGAAACGCGTTTTCATCTCAGACTGTGAGGGGCCTATCTCTAAAAACGACAACGCGTACGAATTAGCCGCGCACTTTATCCCTAATGGCGGCGTTCTCTTTGCAAACATCAGCAAATATGATGACGTTTTGGCTGATGTTTTGGCAAAACCGGGTTACTCGGCGGGTAGCACGTTACGGTTAATTCTGCCTTTCTTTAAAGCCTATGATGTTACCGACGCGCAAATGAGTGCTTTTTCAGCTCAAAATATTCTCCTTATAGCTGACACCAACTCCGCTCTGCGCTATATACAAGAAACAGCCAACGCCTACCTCGTAAGCACCAGCTACGAACACTACATCCGAGCTCTCTGCGACTCGGTTGGTTTCCCTTTCGAAAACACTTACTGCACAAAAGTCAGCCTCGACCAAACCTCCATAACCCCCCAAGAACAAAGCCGTCTGCGCGAAATTGCCCAAGAAATCGCCCAGATGCTCCTAATCGAGATTCCCCCAAACGCAAAATCCCTAGCGGATTTCTCCCCGAGGGACCAAGCTCTCATTGGGCGGCTTGACGAGATTTTCTGGACTGAACTCTTAGCGATGTCTGCTGGCAAATTCATACGCGAGGTAGTTACGGTTGGCGGAGAACAAAAAGCTGAGGCAATTCGAGATGTTGTGACGCGTTTAGGTGCGCGTTTGTCGGATGTTATGTATGTTGGTGACAGCATAACAGACGTGGAGGCTTTTCGGCTGGTCAAAGAAGCGGGGGGTTTGGCTGTGTCTTTTAACGGCAACAGCTACGCTGTACGCAACGCTGAAGTCGCGGTGTGTTCAGAGAGTAATCTTGTAACTGCGGTGCTTGCTGATTTGTTCTCTCGATTGGGCAAGGCGCAGGCGTTAAAAGTCGTTTACTACTGGGTAAAAGCTGCAGTTGAAGAAAGCGGCACAAACACGGCGTTACTAAAAGAGATCTACAAAATTTATCCAAATGCCCTGCCAAGGGTTCAAATAGTAACAGCCCAAAATATGGAAGCAGTCATAAAA